CGGTATCGGATAGAGCTTATTCTTCGCGTATATATATGACTGGCCAGTATTGTTAACGACCAGATCATCTTTCATACCAATATCTGCAGCAAGTTCTGTCATGATTTTCTTGCGGCCTAAATAAGATTCTGGTCCTAATTCAATCGTATAACCATCCTTGCGATATGTTTTAATCTTACCACCTGGAACGTCACTCGCTTCAATAATATCGATCTCAATTTCCGGTGACTCCTGTCCAAGATAATATGCAGCTGACAGTCCAGTGATACCCGCTCCGATAATTGCACATTTCTTCATAATATAACAGCTCTTTTCTATGAATTAATTATTGATACTATTTCATCTACCATCGCACCGATAAATAATGGATGCGTGTCCGGCATTTCTGGTCTATAGTATTTCACACCGAGTTCATCGCATACGACTTTACATTCATAGTCATTATCATAGAGCACTTCCAGATGCTCACATACGAACCCAACTGGTGTATAGATATAATGCTGATAATGCTGCTTTTCATAAAGTGCTCTCGTCAGATCCTGAACATCCGGACCAAGCCAAGGATCTGGCGTGTTCCCTTCAGACTGCCACCCTGTTTCTACATGCTTAATGTCTGATTGCTGTTCAATTAGTTGTGCCGTTTCTTCCAGCTGGTCTGGATATGGATCACCCATCGCTTTAATCTTCTCTGGCAGACTATGCGCACTTACGATAAGCACTGTATCGTCGTGCTCAGATGCAGGGATATGTGAAAGTGTCTGATTTACTTGTTCTGTCCAGTACTGGACAAACTTCTCCTGTTTGTAGAACGCGTCTACATGATACAGTTTAATCCCTTTCGTATCCGCAATCTCACGCGCACGTTTATTGTAGCTGCCGACTGAAAAGTTCGAATAATGCGGAGCAAGTACTATCGTTACCGCTTCTGTAATTCCGTCTTTCGCCATTTGCTCTACCGCATCCTCGATAAATGGTGCGATATGCTTTAAGCCGATATATAGCTGGTACTGTTCGCCAGTTCTTTCGTTTAAAGCTTGCACAAGCACTTCAGCCTGACGTTCAGTCGTTCCTGCAAGCGGTGAGATGCCACCGATCGCTTTGTAACGATCCTTTA
Above is a window of Macrococcoides canis DNA encoding:
- the hemH gene encoding ferrochelatase translates to MTKKGLLVMAYGTPYTEEDIEPYYTHIRHGRKPSEEALQDLKDRYKAIGGISPLAGTTERQAEVLVQALNERTGEQYQLYIGLKHIAPFIEDAVEQMAKDGITEAVTIVLAPHYSNFSVGSYNKRAREIADTKGIKLYHVDAFYKQEKFVQYWTEQVNQTLSHIPASEHDDTVLIVSAHSLPEKIKAMGDPYPDQLEETAQLIEQQSDIKHVETGWQSEGNTPDPWLGPDVQDLTRALYEKQHYQHYIYTPVGFVCEHLEVLYDNDYECKVVCDELGVKYYRPEMPDTHPLFIGAMVDEIVSIINS